In Etheostoma cragini isolate CJK2018 chromosome 9, CSU_Ecrag_1.0, whole genome shotgun sequence, the following are encoded in one genomic region:
- the creb3l3a gene encoding cyclic AMP-responsive element-binding protein 3-like protein 3-A isoform X2, whose product MFHPSKGTMEHYPDQGCDGIELLDWLFDQNDGILRHEETGRHGNHHTWPVQDSNMLQPTEQADSDFLNALLSGSDSVSGSPLWSPSPSDSGISEDPPSDQMDSPRRPESPHGDSQFFSKRPQTKADLEANVSNNLNVWDPHLPTGRMKITQFPSDAHRPHLSSGFPLTVKDLLLSGTPEPAPHPSQQSIQELILNEDEKKLLAKEGVNLPSQLPLTKFEERILKKIRRKIRNKQSAQESRKKKKEYIDGLESRMAACNAQNHELQRKVSQLQKCNMSLMEQLRRLQAMVMNTSNKPAQTGTCVLVLLLSFSLILFPNLKPFSDTKVSQGDFSPVRVQSRSLQNMQASRVLHVTESPLSAEDESETQHSLSPGDRKIEDIAAMMEKLGVNQDQSSLEPMSLNSSQEERMGHFHVDPITGHIASLTLDPHRSARLRSPHADGM is encoded by the exons ATGTTCCACCCAAGCAAAGGAACTATGGAGCACTACCCAGATCAG GGTTGTGATGGCATTGAGCTTCTCGATTGGCTGTTTGATCAAAATGATGGAATTCTCCGTCATGAGGAAACAGGACGCCATGGCAACCATCACACCTGGCCAGTCCAGGACTCAAAT ATGCTGCAGCCCACCGAACAGGCAGACAGCGACTTCCTCAACGCCCTCCTGAGTGGAAGTGACTCTGTTTCAGGCTCGCCTCTCTGGTCCCCTTCTCCCAGTGACAGTGGTATCAGTGAAGACCCTCCCTCAGACCAGATGGACAGCCCTCGGCGCCCTGAGAGCCCCCATGGGGACTCTCAGTTTTTCAGCAAGAGACCCCAAACCAAGGCAGACCTTGAAGCCAATGTCTCCAACAACCTCA atgtCTGGGATCCCCACTTACCCACAGGCAGGATGAAGATTACACAATTTCCTTCTGATGCACACAGGCCGCATCTGTCGTCCGGCTTCCCGCTAACAGTTAAAGATCTGCTTCTGTCTGGCACTCCGGAGCCT GCCCCCCACCCATCTCAACAGTCCATTCAAGAGTTGATTCTCAATGAAGATGAGAAGAAACTTTTGGCAAAGGAAGGGGTGAATCTGCCCAGCCAATTACCTCTCACAAAG TTTGAAGAAAGGATTCTGAAGAAAATACGCAGAAAGATTCGCAATAAGCAGTCTGCTCAGGaaagcaggaagaagaagaaggagtaTATTGACGGGCTGGAGAGCAG GATGGCTGCCTGCAATGCACAAAACCAcgagctgcagaggaaggtgTCCCAGCTGCAGAAATGCAACAT GTCACTTATGGAACAGTTGCGTAGGCTGCAGGCTATGGTCATGAATACGTCTAACAAGCCAGCCCAGACTGGGACATGTGTACTG GTGCTTCTGCTGTCCTTCTCACTAATCCTGTTCCCCAACCTCAAGCCCTTCTCTGACACCAAGGTCAGCCAAGGAGACTTCAGTCCTGTGCGAG TCCAGTCACGGTCCCTGCAGAACATGCAGGCTTCCCGTGTGCTGCATGTCACTGAATCCCCACTCTCTGCTGAGGACGAATCAGAGACTCAGCACTCACTTTCCCCAGGAGACCGCAAAATTGAAGACATTGCTGCCATGATGGAAAAGCTTGGAGTGAACCAAGACCAGTCCAGTTTAGAGCCCATGTCTCTGAACAGCAGTCAGGAAGAAAGGATGGGTCATTTCCATGTAGACCCAATTACTGGTCACATCGCTTCTCTGACCTTGGATCCGCACCGTTCTGCCAGGCTGCGATCACCGCATGCAGATGgcatgtaa
- the creb3l3a gene encoding cyclic AMP-responsive element-binding protein 3-like protein 3-A isoform X1 — MFHPSKGTMEHYPDQGCDGIELLDWLFDQNDGILRHEETGRHGNHHTWPVQDSNQMLQPTEQADSDFLNALLSGSDSVSGSPLWSPSPSDSGISEDPPSDQMDSPRRPESPHGDSQFFSKRPQTKADLEANVSNNLNVWDPHLPTGRMKITQFPSDAHRPHLSSGFPLTVKDLLLSGTPEPAPHPSQQSIQELILNEDEKKLLAKEGVNLPSQLPLTKFEERILKKIRRKIRNKQSAQESRKKKKEYIDGLESRMAACNAQNHELQRKVSQLQKCNMSLMEQLRRLQAMVMNTSNKPAQTGTCVLVLLLSFSLILFPNLKPFSDTKVSQGDFSPVRVQSRSLQNMQASRVLHVTESPLSAEDESETQHSLSPGDRKIEDIAAMMEKLGVNQDQSSLEPMSLNSSQEERMGHFHVDPITGHIASLTLDPHRSARLRSPHADGM; from the exons ATGTTCCACCCAAGCAAAGGAACTATGGAGCACTACCCAGATCAG GGTTGTGATGGCATTGAGCTTCTCGATTGGCTGTTTGATCAAAATGATGGAATTCTCCGTCATGAGGAAACAGGACGCCATGGCAACCATCACACCTGGCCAGTCCAGGACTCAAAT CAGATGCTGCAGCCCACCGAACAGGCAGACAGCGACTTCCTCAACGCCCTCCTGAGTGGAAGTGACTCTGTTTCAGGCTCGCCTCTCTGGTCCCCTTCTCCCAGTGACAGTGGTATCAGTGAAGACCCTCCCTCAGACCAGATGGACAGCCCTCGGCGCCCTGAGAGCCCCCATGGGGACTCTCAGTTTTTCAGCAAGAGACCCCAAACCAAGGCAGACCTTGAAGCCAATGTCTCCAACAACCTCA atgtCTGGGATCCCCACTTACCCACAGGCAGGATGAAGATTACACAATTTCCTTCTGATGCACACAGGCCGCATCTGTCGTCCGGCTTCCCGCTAACAGTTAAAGATCTGCTTCTGTCTGGCACTCCGGAGCCT GCCCCCCACCCATCTCAACAGTCCATTCAAGAGTTGATTCTCAATGAAGATGAGAAGAAACTTTTGGCAAAGGAAGGGGTGAATCTGCCCAGCCAATTACCTCTCACAAAG TTTGAAGAAAGGATTCTGAAGAAAATACGCAGAAAGATTCGCAATAAGCAGTCTGCTCAGGaaagcaggaagaagaagaaggagtaTATTGACGGGCTGGAGAGCAG GATGGCTGCCTGCAATGCACAAAACCAcgagctgcagaggaaggtgTCCCAGCTGCAGAAATGCAACAT GTCACTTATGGAACAGTTGCGTAGGCTGCAGGCTATGGTCATGAATACGTCTAACAAGCCAGCCCAGACTGGGACATGTGTACTG GTGCTTCTGCTGTCCTTCTCACTAATCCTGTTCCCCAACCTCAAGCCCTTCTCTGACACCAAGGTCAGCCAAGGAGACTTCAGTCCTGTGCGAG TCCAGTCACGGTCCCTGCAGAACATGCAGGCTTCCCGTGTGCTGCATGTCACTGAATCCCCACTCTCTGCTGAGGACGAATCAGAGACTCAGCACTCACTTTCCCCAGGAGACCGCAAAATTGAAGACATTGCTGCCATGATGGAAAAGCTTGGAGTGAACCAAGACCAGTCCAGTTTAGAGCCCATGTCTCTGAACAGCAGTCAGGAAGAAAGGATGGGTCATTTCCATGTAGACCCAATTACTGGTCACATCGCTTCTCTGACCTTGGATCCGCACCGTTCTGCCAGGCTGCGATCACCGCATGCAGATGgcatgtaa